In the Theobroma cacao cultivar B97-61/B2 chromosome 1, Criollo_cocoa_genome_V2, whole genome shotgun sequence genome, one interval contains:
- the LOC18610812 gene encoding UPF0183 protein At3g51130 isoform X1: MLQRPRRRCEGTAMGAIVLDLRPGLGIGPFTLGMPICEAFAQIEQQPKIYDVVHVKFYDEEPLKQDIVISFPDHGFHLRFDPWSQRLRLIEIFDIKRLQMRYATSLIGGPSTLATFVAVYPLFGPTYPGIYDKDRGVYTLFYPGLSFAFPIPSQYTDCCQDGEAELPLEFPDGTTPVTCRVSIYDTSEGKKVGVGSLMDKASAPPLPAGSLYMEEVQAKLGEELFFTVGGQHIPFGASPQDVWTELGRPCGIHQKQVDQMVIHSASDPRPRTTLCGDYFYNYFTRGLDILFDGQTHKIKKFVLHTNYPGHADFNSYIKCNFVILVGGSFPDVSNYKNRITPSTKWEQVKEILGDCGRAAIQTQGSTSNPFGSTLVYGYQNVAFEVMKNGYIATVTLFQS, encoded by the exons ATGTTGCAGAGACCTAGACGACGTTGCGAAGGCACCGCCATGGGCGCCATCGTTCTCGATCTCCGGCCCGGTCTCGGCATCGGACCTTTCACTCTCG GGATGCCGATATGTGAAGCATTTGCTCAAATAGAACAACAGCCTAAGATTTACGATGTCGTTCATGTGAAGTTTTATGATGAG GAGCCTCTTAAACAGGATATTGTCATAAGCTTTCCAGATCATGGTTTTCATCTTCGTTTTGACCCTTGGTCACAG AGATTACGCCTTATTGAAATTTTCGATATCAAACGTCTTCAAATGCGCTATGCCACTTCTTTGATTGG GGGACCATCTACTCTTGCTACTTTTGTAGCTGTCTATCCACTTTTTGGTCCGACCTATCCTGGAATATATGACAAGGATAGAGGTGTTTATACCCTATTCTATCCA GGTCTGTCATTTGCTTTTCCAATTCCAAGTCAGTATACAGATTGCTGCCAAGATGGAGAAg CGGAATTGCCTTTGGAGTTCCCAGATGGCACCACTCCAGTTACCTGCCGTGTATCCATATATGATACTTCAGAAGGCAAAAAAGTTGGTGTTGGATCCTTAATGGACAAGGCTTCTGCTCCTCCATTACCTGCTGGCAGCCTGTACATGGAAGAGGTGCAAGCCAAG CTTGGGGAAGAATTGTTTTTCACTGTTGGAGGCCAGCATATTCCTTTTGGTGCATCACCACAG GATGTCTGGACTGAATTAGGGCGCCCTTGTGGAATCCATCAAAAGCAG GTTGACCAAATGGTTATTCACTCTGCTTCTGATCCTCGACCTCGGACAACTCTATGTGGTGATTATTTCTACAATTATTTTACTCGTGGATTGGATATCTTATTTGATGGCCAG ACTCATAAAATCAAGAAGTTTGTTCTACACACGAACTATCCTGGTCATGCAGATTTTAATTCATATATAAAGTGCAATTTTGTTATCTTAG TTGGGGGGTCCTTCCCAGATGTGAGTAACTACAAAAACAGAATTACTCCAAGCACCAAATGGGAGCAGGTGAAG GAAATTCTTGGGGACTGTGGCCGAGCAGCTATACAAACACAAGGTTCCACAAGCAATCCTTTTGGCTCTACTTTGGTGTATGGCTATCAGAATGTTGCATTTGAG GTTATGAAGAATGGCTATATCGCAACAGTGACACTTTTCCAGTCCTGA
- the LOC18610811 gene encoding probable pectinesterase 53, giving the protein MIMKLFLFILLLEAASFPVTSNRPGHEFVLIEKEYVNWVRQMSSFKHSLFGRAKNKLKPCLSIRVNKKPRLGQFATVQKAISSLPVVNNCRVVIYIGAGTYREKVEIPATMAYITLEGAGAGKTVIEWDDTADRMGQSGRPLGTYGSATFAVNSPYFIAKNITFKNKAPSPPSGALGKQAVALRISADTAAFIGCKFIGAQDTLYDHIGRHYFKDCYIEGSVDFIFGNGLSLYRDCHLHAVTNSYGALTAQKRESFLEETGFSFVNCKVTGSGALFLGRAWGTFSRVVFVYTYMDKIITPRGWYDWGDKNREMTVFYGQYKCSGPGANFGGRVSWARELTQQEAKPFISVDFIDGRSWLPVS; this is encoded by the exons ATGATAATGAAGCTGTTCTTGTTTATCTTACTGTTGGAAGCTGCAAGTTTTCCGGTTACCTCAAACAGGCCTGGTCATGAATTTGTGttgattgaaaaagaatatgtAAACTGGGTTAGACAGATGTCTTCTTTCAAGCACTCTCTCTTCGGAAGAGCAAAGAACAAACTAAAGCCCTGCTTATCCATAAGAGTAAACAAAAAACCAAGACTGGGGCAGTTTGCTACGGTGCAAAAGGCTATTAGTTCACTTCCAGTAGTTAATAACTGCCGGGTTGTAATCTACATTGGAGCAGGAACTTACAG AGAGAAGGTTGAAATTCCTGCAACCATGGCTTACATCACTTTGGAAGGTGCTGGTGCAGGCAAAACCGTCATTGAGTGGGATGACACAGCAGATAGGATGGGGCAGAGTGGCCGTCCGTTGGGCACCTATGGTTCTGCAACATTCGCCGTTAATTCTCCTTACTTTATCGCAAAGAACATCACCTTCAAG AACAAAGCACCATCACCTCCATCGGGAGCTCTTGGGAAGCAAGCGGTGGCTCTGCGGATTTCAGCGGATACGGCAGCCTTCATCGGTTGCAAGTTTATCGGAGCGCAGGACACTCTCTACGACCACATCGGCAGACACTACTTCAAGGACTGCTACATTGAAGGTTCTGTAGATTTTATATTTGGAAATGGCCTTTCCCTCTACAGGGACTGCCATTTGCATGCCGTAACCAACAGCTACGGAGCCCTGACTGCCCAGAAGAGGGAGAGCTTCCTCGAGGAAACGGGCTTCTCCTTTGTCAACTGCAAGGTCACCGGGTCAGGTGCCCTCTTCCTGGGGCGAGCCTGGGGAACTTTTTCAAGGGTGGTGTTTGTTTATACTTACATGGACAAGATCATCACCCCGAGAGGATGGTATGACTGGGGAGACAAAAATAGAGAAAT GACTGTGTTTTATGGCCAGTATAAGTGTTCAGGACCTGGAGCTAATTTTGGCGGGCGAGTGTCATGGGCCAGAGAACTTACTCAACAAGAGGCAAAACCATTTATTTCAGTTGATTTCATTGATGGCCGTAGTTGGCTTCCTGTGTCATGA
- the LOC18610813 gene encoding zinc finger CCCH domain-containing protein 44 yields the protein MENCQQVQSSTALYKPCLQDNGGGDVVGNNGDSLNRDCLQGAEFMSVDQCQKVPEMDDSQLVGNADVAVRGDAGAATETGAGGEVKVVEQSAGKRRRGRPPRNQVRTTLSSAPPPPPPQKKKNDEEDVCFICFDGGSLVLCDRRGCPKAYHPACIKRDEAFFKSKAKWNCGWHICSTCQKASYYMCYTCTYSLCKNCTKDADYVNVRGNKGFCGTCLRTVMLIENSTSGNNEMVQVDFDDRTSWEYLFKVYWIVLKEKLSLSLDELTKAKNPWKETAVMGTKGESSCELLNNGSNAKGANMDKSCGDLGASNSKRRKMMKQQKFLNKAESLGAEKAGVMKGMPLPEGTIWATKELLEFVAHMRNGDTSVLSQFDVQALLLEYITRSNLRDPRQKSHIVCDSRLIKLFGKERVGHFEMLKLLESHFLIQDHSRAIDTIRGRGTKAVATQLAVDGNSDSQPIIANDKRRKTRKKVDERGQKANPDDFAAIDVHNTNLIYLKRNLMENLVNDADKFNEKVVGSFVRIRIPGSDWKQDTYRLVQVVGTRKVAEPYKIGARTIDVMLEILNLDKKEVVSIDGISDQEFSEDECQRLHQSIKCGLIKWFTVGEIQEKAMALQAVRVNDWLESEILRIKNLRDRANEKGHLKELRECVEKLQLLNSPVERQRRLHETPEIHSDPNMNLYLKSEEVARELDEKKKENNMKSRNSGFGVKEKEPASPLKGGDVFSDIGSRENSIPHSKGLEPSVNNVETEKIWHYQDPLGKIQGPFAMTMLRRWSKSGHFPPELRIWRVSEKQDDSILLVDALCGRNSQEQQLFHNSCLPTEDIKVASDDRSKNGDGDVRESGDMKVNQMESKMVEGSSNSMQNDTSGHCCGNNESARSKELGSQSSPCTAPMDVVNSNAAQTRCSLPHRDSVKGDNDFPCQPQVSSSLPSSTLSGEPCETQSRQLSEGHGVERWDCGSINMNENLKQTSEGQIIAGNVKQDDSEGKSGKSCGQNWRSPPLHDSSNGWDPNSGLISLAKALEASEHNQGIDFPDLPTSTSKLTHEDSKSQATENKQSLSSNVPHQDSGPSWSTASSLVGNGPQLPGVAGEWGGYSSTPAKPSAEEWDSELVPESSLKRTDLASDHAATPTSGSGQLTHSSPTDPANNPSGWDSIVPEQHEYSLGDESVSDLLAEVEAMESLNGLASPTSILRCDGELAQGSEPDCFSPVGGLSPAPDPGKSDALSSTNDLQKPSQSTVTNEPFGVSQSEVLDAQKSSGGHSSTSADMDEDPRPSDVSVNQYEAGSDMPPAAPPVTTWAMATVDNAWRSGPETTGTNWGAAQGNAHFNWGGLGQGTPNVNWGTVQGTFQGNGSINSGTSAGNPPIWGSQPRYSGPRDRDFQGRDSSFGRGRSLWNRQSSLSSSYGGPNGVCSFRPPPKGQRVCKFYESGYCKKGASCSYWHHP from the exons ATGGAAAATTGTCAACAAGTGCAATCCAGCACGGCTCTGTATAAGCCGTGTTTGCAGGACAACGGCGGCGGCGATGTTGTTGGTAATAACGGTGATAGTTTGAATCGTGATTGTTTACAAGGAGCGGAGTTCATGAGCGTCGATCAATGCCAGAAGGTTCCGGAGATGGACGATTCGCAGCTCGTTGGAAACGCTGACGTGGCGGTTAGAGGAGATGCTGGTGCTGCGACGGAGACGGGGGCGGGGGGTGAAGTCAAAGTTGTTGAGCAGAGCGCGGGGAAGCGGAGGCGGGGAAGGCCGCCGAGGAATCAGGTGAGAACCACGTTGTCATCGGCGCCACCGCCGCCGCCTcctcaaaagaagaagaatgatgAAGAAGATGTTTGTTTTATATGCTTCGATGGCGGGAGTCTCGTGCTCTGTGATCGCCG GGGCTGTCCTAAGGCCTACCATCCAGCCTGTATCAAACGGGACGAGgcattttttaaatcaaaggCGAAATGGAACTGTG GGTGGCATATATGTAGCACTTGTCAGAAGGCTTCATATTATATGTGCTATACTTGTACATATTCCTTGTGCAAGAATTGCACTAAAGATGCTGATTACGTGAATGTGAGAGGGAATAAAGGATTTTGTGGAACGTGCTTGAGAACTGTAATGCTGATTGAAAACAGCACATCAGGAAATAACGAAATG GTTCAAGTGGATTTTGATGATAGAACTAGTTGGGAGTATCTCTTCAAGGTGTACTGGATTGTATTGAAAGAGAAGCTTTCTTTAAGTTTAGATGAGCTTACTAAAGCTAAAAATCCCTGGAAAGAAACTGCTGTCATGGGTACTAAGGGAGAGTCATCATGTGAACTACTTAATAACGGGAGTAATGCTAAAGGTGCTAACATGGACAAGTCTTGTGGAGACCTAGGAGCTAGTAATTCCAAGAGACGGAAAATGATGAAGCAACAGAAGTTTTTGAACAAAGCTGAATCTCTAGGAGCAGAAAAAGCAGGTGTTATGAAAGGGATGCCTTTGCCTGAAGGCACAATTTGGGCAACAAAGGAGCTTCTTGAATTTGTGGCACACATGAGAAATGGCGATACATCTGTGCTGTCTCAATTTGATGTTCAGGCACTTTTGCTTGAGTACATAACGAGAAGCAATCTTCGTGATCCTCGCCAGAAATCTCACATTGTGTGTGATTCAAGGCTTATAAAATTGTTTGGAAAAGAAAGGGTGGGCCACTTTGAAATGTTAAAGCTTCTTGAATCACACTTTCTCATCCAAGACCATTCAAGGGCCATTGATACCATTAGAGGCAGAGGTACCAAAGCTGTTGCAACCCAGTTGGCTGTTGATGGGAACAGTGATAGTCAACCCATAATTGCCAATGATAAGAGACGTAAAACACGTAAAAAGGTTGACGAGAGAGGACAAAAGGCGAATCCAGATGATTTTGCTGCAATTGATGTTCATAATACGAACTTGATCTACTTGAAGCGAAATTTGATGGAGAACTTAGTTAACGACGCTgacaaatttaatgaaaaggtTGTTGGTTCCTTTGTAAGGATAAGAATTCCTGGAAGTGATTGGAAGCAAGATACGTATAGACTTGTCCAAGTAGTAG GTACCAGGAAGGTGGCTGAACCATATAAAATTGGCGCAAGGACAATTGATGTTATGCTCGAGATACtaaatttagacaagaaagaGGTTGTCTCAATTGATGGAATTTCAGATCAGGAATTTTCTGAG GATGAGTGCCAACGGCTACACCAGAGTATCAAATGTGGGCTGATCAAATGGTTTACAGTG GGTGAGATTCAGGAGAAAGCAATGGCACTTCAAGCAGTGAGGGTAAATGAT TGGCTGGAGTCAGAGATTTTGCGAATTAAAAATCTTCGTGATCGAGCAAATGAGAAGGGACACTTAAAGGA GCTCAGAGAATGTGTAGAAAAATTGCAGCTTCTGAACTCACCTGTTGAACGCCAGCGTAGGCTGCATGAAACCCCTGAAATACACAGTGATCCAAATATGAATCTATATCTCAAGTCTGAGGAAGTTGCTAGAGAATTGGAcgagaagaaaaaag AGAACAAcatgaaatcaagaaattcTGGCTTTGGTGTAAAGGAAAAGGAGCCTGCCTCTCCACTGAAGGGAGGTGATGTCTTTAGTGACATTGGAAGCAGAGAAAATAGCATACCTCATTCTAAAGGATTGGAGCCATCTGTAAATAATGTGGAGACAGAGAAAATATGGCACTACCAAGACCCACTTGGCAAAATTCAAGGGCCATTTGCTATGACAATGTTACGTAGATGGAGCAAGAGTGGTCATTTTCCTCCTGAGTTGAGAATATGGAGAGTAAGTGAAAAGCAAGATGACTCCATCCTCTTAGTTGATGCTTTGTGTGGGCGGAACAGCCAAGAGCAACAGTTGTTTCATAATAGCTGCTTACCCACTGAGGACATAAAGGTTGCCTCTGATGATAGAAGTAAGAATGGGGATGGAGATGTTAGGGAGAGTGGGGATATGAAAGTGAATCAGATGGAAAGTAAAATGGTTGAGGGGAGCTCGAACTCAATGCAGAATGACACAAGTGGTCATTGTTGTGGTAACAATGAATCTGCGAGGAGCAAAGAATTGGGCTCTCAATCTTCTCCATGTACTGCTCCTATGGATGTTGTCAATTCCAATGCAGCACAGACCAGATGTTCTTTACCACACCGGGACTCTGTGAAGGGTGATAATGACTTTCCTTGCCAGCCCCAAGTGAGTAGTTCACTTCCCTCATCTACATTATCTGGGGAGCCATGTGAAACTCAGTCCCGTCAACTAAGTGAAGGGCATGGGGTTGAAAGATGGGACTGTGGTTCGATTAACATGAATGAGAATTTGAAGCAGACCTCTGAAGGTCAAATTATTGCTGGAAATGTGAAGCAAGATGACAGTGAGGGAAAATCAGGCAAATCTTGTGGGCAAAACTGGCGATCTCCACCTTTAcatgattcttcaaatggATGGGACCCCAATTCTGGTCTTATTTCTCTGGCAAAGGCTCTTGAAGCATCAGAGCACAATCAGGGTATTGATTTCCCAGATCTTCCCACCTCAACATCAAAGTTGACCCATGAAGACTCAAAAAGTCAGGCTACTGAAAACAAACAGTCTCTGTCTTCGAATGTCCCTCATCAGGATTCAGGTCCTAGCTGGAGTACTGCTTCTAGTCTAGTGGGTAATGGACCACAGCTTCCTGGAGTAGCTGGTGAATGGGGTGGGTATTCCTCCACTCCAGCGAAACCTTCTGCTGAGGAATGGGACTCAGAACTTGTGCCTGAATCTTCTTTGAAACGAACTGACTTGGCAAGTGATCATGCCGCTACTCCAACTTCCGGGAGTGGCCAGTTGACACATTCTTCTCCCACAGATCCTGCAAATAATCCATCTGGTTGGGATTCAATTGTTCCCGAACAACATGAGTATTCTTTGGGTGATGAATCAGTTTCAGATCTCTTGGCTGAAGTCGAAGCAATGGAGTCTCTCAATGGCTTGGCTTCACCTACATCAATATTGCGTTGTGATGGAGAGTTGGCTCAAGGTTCTGAACCTGATTGTTTTAGTCCTGTAGGGGGACTGAGCCCTGCTCCTGACCCAGGAAAAAGCGATGCTTTGAGCTCAACAAATGATCTACAAAAGCCTTCTCAGTCAACTGTGACCAACGAGCCATTTGGGGTCTCACAGTCTGAAGTACTCGATGCTCAGAAGAGTTCTGGTGGGCATTCTTCCACAAGTGCTGACATGGATGAAGATCCAAGGCCCAGTGACGTCTCAGTTAACCAATATGAAGCTGGTTCGGACATGCCCCCTGCTGCACCACCTGTAACAACTTGGGCCATGGCTACCGTAGATAATGCTTGGAGATCAGGGCCAGAAACTACAGGCACCAATTGGGGAGCAGCTCAAGGAAATGCACATTTCAATTGGGGAGGTTTAGGTCAAGGAACCCCGAATGTAAACTGGGGAACAGTTCAGGGAACATTCCAGGGAAACGGCAGCATCAATTCAGGCACTTCTGCAGGGAATCCGCCAATTTGGGGAAGCCAACCAAGGTACTCAGGTCCAAGGGACCGTGATTTTCAGGGCAGAGATTCAAGTTTTGGTAGGGGCAGGTCCTTATGGAATAGGCAGTCGTCGTTATCGTCATCATACGGTGGTCCAAATGGAGTCTGTTCTTTCAGACCCCCGCCCAAAGGGCAGCGagtttgtaaattttatgaaaGCGGGTATTGCAAGAAAGGAGCATCATGTAGTTATTGGCACCACCCTTGA
- the LOC18610812 gene encoding UPF0183 protein At3g51130 isoform X2, protein MLQRPRRRCEGTAMGAIVLDLRPGLGIGPFTLGMPICEAFAQIEQQPKIYDVVHVKFYDEEPLKQDIVISFPDHGFHLRFDPWSQRLRLIEIFDIKRLQMRYATSLIGGPSTLATFVAVYPLFGPTYPGIYDKDRGVYTLFYPGLSFAFPIPSQYTDCCQDGEAELPLEFPDGTTPVTCRVSIYDTSEGKKVGVGSLMDKASAPPLPAGSLYMEEVQAKLGEELFFTVGGQHIPFGASPQDVWTELGRPCGIHQKQVDQMVIHSASDPRPRTTLCGDYFYNYFTRGLDILFDGQTHKIKKFVLHTNYPGHADFNSYIKCNFVILVGGSFPDVSNYKNRITPSTKWEQEILGDCGRAAIQTQGSTSNPFGSTLVYGYQNVAFEVMKNGYIATVTLFQS, encoded by the exons ATGTTGCAGAGACCTAGACGACGTTGCGAAGGCACCGCCATGGGCGCCATCGTTCTCGATCTCCGGCCCGGTCTCGGCATCGGACCTTTCACTCTCG GGATGCCGATATGTGAAGCATTTGCTCAAATAGAACAACAGCCTAAGATTTACGATGTCGTTCATGTGAAGTTTTATGATGAG GAGCCTCTTAAACAGGATATTGTCATAAGCTTTCCAGATCATGGTTTTCATCTTCGTTTTGACCCTTGGTCACAG AGATTACGCCTTATTGAAATTTTCGATATCAAACGTCTTCAAATGCGCTATGCCACTTCTTTGATTGG GGGACCATCTACTCTTGCTACTTTTGTAGCTGTCTATCCACTTTTTGGTCCGACCTATCCTGGAATATATGACAAGGATAGAGGTGTTTATACCCTATTCTATCCA GGTCTGTCATTTGCTTTTCCAATTCCAAGTCAGTATACAGATTGCTGCCAAGATGGAGAAg CGGAATTGCCTTTGGAGTTCCCAGATGGCACCACTCCAGTTACCTGCCGTGTATCCATATATGATACTTCAGAAGGCAAAAAAGTTGGTGTTGGATCCTTAATGGACAAGGCTTCTGCTCCTCCATTACCTGCTGGCAGCCTGTACATGGAAGAGGTGCAAGCCAAG CTTGGGGAAGAATTGTTTTTCACTGTTGGAGGCCAGCATATTCCTTTTGGTGCATCACCACAG GATGTCTGGACTGAATTAGGGCGCCCTTGTGGAATCCATCAAAAGCAG GTTGACCAAATGGTTATTCACTCTGCTTCTGATCCTCGACCTCGGACAACTCTATGTGGTGATTATTTCTACAATTATTTTACTCGTGGATTGGATATCTTATTTGATGGCCAG ACTCATAAAATCAAGAAGTTTGTTCTACACACGAACTATCCTGGTCATGCAGATTTTAATTCATATATAAAGTGCAATTTTGTTATCTTAG TTGGGGGGTCCTTCCCAGATGTGAGTAACTACAAAAACAGAATTACTCCAAGCACCAAATGGGAGCAG GAAATTCTTGGGGACTGTGGCCGAGCAGCTATACAAACACAAGGTTCCACAAGCAATCCTTTTGGCTCTACTTTGGTGTATGGCTATCAGAATGTTGCATTTGAG GTTATGAAGAATGGCTATATCGCAACAGTGACACTTTTCCAGTCCTGA
- the LOC18610810 gene encoding protein CHAPERONE-LIKE PROTEIN OF POR1, chloroplastic isoform X1: protein MSVSGLTGSPSRCCLRLPDHSRGLVCGQVSAIPSAGKPKEKFGLLHLERSSWIVSMTRWKTQKTHLIKCAMDASYGDMASESAGSAIFPRINIRDPYKRLGISREASEDEIQAARNFLISKYGGHKPSVDAIEAAHDKIIMQKFYERKNPKIDIKKKVREVKQSRVVQAVTSRFQTPATKFIVKTSIAFLVLGVLTVLFPTEEGPTLQVAISLIATFYFIHDRLKSKIRTLLYGAGAFIFSWLVGTFLMVSVIPPIPVLKGPRSFEVLTSLITYVLLWVSSTYLK from the exons ATGAGTGTCTCTGGACTGACCGGCAGTCCCTCAAGATGTTGCCTTAGGCTACCTGACCACAGTCGAGGATTGGTATGCGGGCAAGTTTCAGCTATTCCAAGTGCTGGCAAGCCTAAGGAAAAGTTTGGCTTACTCCATCTTGAAAG AAGTAGTTGGATTGTTTCTATGACAAGGTGGAAGACACAGAAAACTCACTTGATCAAGTGTGCAATGGATGCTTCCTATGGTGATATGGCAAGTGAATCAGCTG GATCGGCCATCTTTCCTAGAATTAATATTAGGGACCCATACAAACGACTAGGAATAAGCAGGGAGGCTTCTGAAGACGAAATTCAAGCTGCACGGAACTTCCTTATTAGTAAATATGGGGGGCACAAACCAAGCGTGGATGCAATTGAAGCAGCACATGACAAAATAATTATGCAGAAGTTCTATGAAAGGAAGAACCCAAAAATTGACATCAAGAAAAAGGTCAGGGAAGTTAAACAATCCCGGGTTGTACAGGCTGTCACAAGCAGGTTTCAAACTCCGGCCACTAAGTTCATTGTAAAAACATCCATAGCATTTTTAGTGCTTGGAGTTCTCACTGTTCTCTTTCCAACTGAAGAAGGCCCAACCCTCCAAGTAGCCATATCGCTGATAGCTACCTTCTATTTCATACATGATCGATTGAAGAGCAAAATTCGAACTCTACTTTATGG GGCTGGAGCTTTTATATTCTCCTGGTTGGTGGGGACCTTCTTGATGGTATCTGTGATTCCACCAATCCCTGTACTTAAGGGACCAAGGAGTTTTGAAGTGCTGACATCATTGATAACCTATGTGCTACTCTGGGTCTCATCTACTTATCTTAAGTAG
- the LOC18610810 gene encoding protein CHAPERONE-LIKE PROTEIN OF POR1, chloroplastic isoform X2, whose amino-acid sequence MSVSGLTGSPSRCCLRLPDHSRGLVCGQVSAIPSAGKPKEKFGLLHLESSWIVSMTRWKTQKTHLIKCAMDASYGDMASESAGSAIFPRINIRDPYKRLGISREASEDEIQAARNFLISKYGGHKPSVDAIEAAHDKIIMQKFYERKNPKIDIKKKVREVKQSRVVQAVTSRFQTPATKFIVKTSIAFLVLGVLTVLFPTEEGPTLQVAISLIATFYFIHDRLKSKIRTLLYGAGAFIFSWLVGTFLMVSVIPPIPVLKGPRSFEVLTSLITYVLLWVSSTYLK is encoded by the exons ATGAGTGTCTCTGGACTGACCGGCAGTCCCTCAAGATGTTGCCTTAGGCTACCTGACCACAGTCGAGGATTGGTATGCGGGCAAGTTTCAGCTATTCCAAGTGCTGGCAAGCCTAAGGAAAAGTTTGGCTTACTCCATCTTGAAAG TAGTTGGATTGTTTCTATGACAAGGTGGAAGACACAGAAAACTCACTTGATCAAGTGTGCAATGGATGCTTCCTATGGTGATATGGCAAGTGAATCAGCTG GATCGGCCATCTTTCCTAGAATTAATATTAGGGACCCATACAAACGACTAGGAATAAGCAGGGAGGCTTCTGAAGACGAAATTCAAGCTGCACGGAACTTCCTTATTAGTAAATATGGGGGGCACAAACCAAGCGTGGATGCAATTGAAGCAGCACATGACAAAATAATTATGCAGAAGTTCTATGAAAGGAAGAACCCAAAAATTGACATCAAGAAAAAGGTCAGGGAAGTTAAACAATCCCGGGTTGTACAGGCTGTCACAAGCAGGTTTCAAACTCCGGCCACTAAGTTCATTGTAAAAACATCCATAGCATTTTTAGTGCTTGGAGTTCTCACTGTTCTCTTTCCAACTGAAGAAGGCCCAACCCTCCAAGTAGCCATATCGCTGATAGCTACCTTCTATTTCATACATGATCGATTGAAGAGCAAAATTCGAACTCTACTTTATGG GGCTGGAGCTTTTATATTCTCCTGGTTGGTGGGGACCTTCTTGATGGTATCTGTGATTCCACCAATCCCTGTACTTAAGGGACCAAGGAGTTTTGAAGTGCTGACATCATTGATAACCTATGTGCTACTCTGGGTCTCATCTACTTATCTTAAGTAG